AACTTGCTCGGACTGACATTCCTTTCTCTACCATGAGTTTGTGATATTCATCTTAGGAGAAGTGATAAAATAGAATTTGTAGCCTGTAGGGTGGTAAAGCTGTCATTTTTTGTTGGAACTTGGTAGAGAAAGAATATCATTGAATACTTTTAGTTGCAGTGCCCTTTATATTTAGTGTCCCATCAACTGGGAAATTGAAAGTTGtgctgtttatttttttattttttttataatgtttttgaGGTAGTTGGTTATCTGTTATGACTTATGATTATTTGCTATTACCAGAATCCATGTTCTTCTAATGGGAAGATCATGATCATTTCATAGCTAATGTGATGAAGAGAGTATCGGATCAGCTGATTAAAATAGATTCCACTTGCATATGCATTTTGCATACCTACTAGGGAAGATTATTACTAATATTACAATCTATCGACTATTACaaaattttgtttcaattttgctATAATTATAGTGTATTAGTGAGTATATTCTGTTTGACTTTCAATTGTATACAACACTAAAGATTTTGTATACATATTCAGCATCTAGCAGGTTGTTGAAAATATGGCCAAGCATCATCCTGATTTGATCATGTGCCGTAAGCAGCCAGGAATTGCTATTGGACGACTGTGCGAGAAATGTGACGGCAAGTGTGTGATATGCGACTCTTACGTGCGTCCATGTACACTTGTTAGGGTCTGCGATGAATGCAACTATGGATCGTTTCAGGGTCGATGTGTCATATGTGGAGGAGTAGGAATTTCCGATGCTTACTACTGCAAGGAATGCACACAACAGGAGAAAGATAGGGATGGTTGCCCCAAAATTGTTAATTTAGGGAGTGCTAAAACTGATTTATTCTATGAACGCAAGAAGTATGGTTTTAAGAAAAGATGAAGAGGATGAATACAACATTTGTATTTCTATTAAACATTTACTCATTGTATGCCATGATCTGATATCTGCATTATAGGATGATGTTTATTCAACCTTGTGCATGTAAACTTTTATATCTGGCACAATCGTCGTGTGTTTAGTTACTATTATTATCATTAACCCTCATTTCCCTATACTGGGTGTTTTCAGGTCAACATGCAAATTACAGAATATTTAATTGATAAGTAGATTAAATTATCCGTTTAAATTCTAAATAATAATGTTTTGGTCTCAACAATGAAATGTAATGAATAGGGTTAAAtcattttggcttaaatgcagttttgtcctcccctgttttgattaaattggaattttatccccctattttaaaatgcggacttttaccccccgttttataatttttttgattttgcccccctaatattctgctttcgagtcacaacttcaaagcttcgtacacaactcaatttggatcaataattcatcaAACGGATATCAAAATGactgtaatcgagttatctttccatagaatcaaacctcactaaatttggagttacaaatagagattaattaccgttttagtgaaggtatgtcccccaaaattctgcaaaaatttgttttcgagtcacaacttcaaagcttcgcacacaactcaatttggatcaataattcaccaaacagataccgaaatgaccataatcgagttagctttccacagaattaaaccccactaaatctggagttacaaagagagattaattacagttttagtgaaggtctgtccaattactaataatatttaaaaaacaaaacatgtatatttgttgtatttttttttgaaaattgtgTTGAAATAACATTTTCCTAAATGGTGGTAGAATATGCAGGTGAtatacagaagaaaaaaaaacaaaaaaaaaagtaaaagctGCATGTGTGAACGCGCCATCCACAATGACACTGTCCATTGTTGGACTCGCCATCTAGAATGTAGCAACctgataaattttaattttttaaatagatttcACTATTAAGATAATAAGAGTCtaagtctattttaaaatttaattataataattattttatttatttttaatacacACATACACGCGAGTGCACACAGGCACACACGCGAGtgcacgcacatacacacatagtaagttaaaaaaaattgttgcccCTAAACTTTTGGTGCATGTGGAATCGCTTCTCTCGAACACCCTCCAAAACTCTTTCGAAAATGACTAATTTAAGTCGGAGAATTTATGGGACACACAAGGTGGATCCAAATTTTCTCTATACGCATCTAGAAATGGAACTCTAACCATATGTTTAAGGTGATCAAAACTCTTATTATTTGGACCTATTTATTGTTGGTGGgaccaaaaatttatttaactcattaataaaagaaaagcCACTTGGAACATGCAacgagatttttttttaaaaaaagagaataaaattaaaaatagaaaatagttgaatattatattaaaatggtaaaaattattatttttaaaaatggtaaaaattattatttggtATAAAATggttcaataataataaaatggtaAAAACTATTATTTGGTATTAAAATGGTTGAATATTTCAAAATGCAATAAAAAACAGtatcattcattttttattttttttcccaaaacaaagtttatgaaaggtgttgaatatgttacgttttatttatttatttggtatGGTTCAATAGGTTTTCTTTTTGTTACAAGAGAATGAACGTTAGGTGTGGGCTATATAtgtcataaatatatatttaaatgttatTCTTTGTTTTTACTCAATTTAATATTAAACTTAAGTGAGCaatgcattaattttttttttatatataataatagttcTTACAACAACgactcaaaaaaataaattaacacaaCAACTCTACATGACTTTCATCACTCGGCTATGCTTGTTAGGGCTTTTATTCAGCTATGTGACCATTTGCTTTGCTAGGAACATGCCCAAAGGTAATATGACTTGTTGATTTCTTTATAtttgttttgaaacattttCTTTTGACTCGATGAATCTATTTGTTGTTTGCGAAAAATTTAATCTATTTgataattatgtattttttgATCTTTTTCTATTCAATCATACGTATCAAAAGAATACTCAAATGTAAGATTGGCAGATTGCATTAACTACACTTTTGAAAGTGTTTTTATGTCATCAATGTATTTTTGAAAGAATTCGAAAATAAGGAAATGGTATGATTTAGCGATTTATTTTTTTCTGAAAGTCCTTGTTGCACCAAACAAATACCAAATTATCCCACTTTTTATAGAAAATTCAGTAAAATCCCGTGTATGGTAGGCCGCAACATGGCACCACTGTGAAGGCAGCCATAGCGGAAAGCATGGCGCCATAGGGTCTGTGTCCACAGATTGGGACAatacaaaacttttttttgaaaagtgagacaatttggtttttttttttatgtaacaaggactttaaaaaaaaaatcccatttAACTAGTATTATATATCACAATTTTAAATATCAGTCACAAAACAGAATAAGAACTAAAGAAATGGTATGATAATTGCAGTAAAATGCAGTCATAATGCAATTTAATTGCAGTTTCGATAACATAAAACTACTATTATGTGGCATAAGTAGTtacatacattttttatttaaaaccttgctcTATTGTATTGAATGTGCTAGCTCCATTACAacttcaaatattatttattttttatattcactaattattttatttatataacaaaaatattatataaatagtgGCATTGCCTTTAATAGGGAACCAAAATAACCAATATGAAATAGTAAATGATTACGGAGAACCGGTGGCTAATCCTGGACATGATCCCAAAAATCCTCCTCCTTCTCATCCACTTCAAGGTAAGTATATTATTGTtatcatgattttattttataactcTTGTATTTGAattctaaaaatcaaattttcttatcaacttttatttaagttattttttttcaattttatttttttttgtcttttgagtagaccattatttttatttatataacaaaaatatcatataaatagTGGTATTGAACGACTTTAACAGGGAACCAAAATAACCAATACGAAATAGAAGATTACGGAGAACCGGTGGCTAATCCCGGACATGATCCCAAAAACCCTCCTCCTTCTCATCCACTTCGAGGTgagtatattatatttattacgATTTTATTCTTAACTCtagtatttgaattttaaaaatgaaattttcttatcaacatttatttatgttatttttttttccattttttttgtcttttgagtagaccattatttttatttatataacaaaaatattatataaatagtgGTATTGATCGACTTTAACAGGGAACCAAAATAACCAATACGAAATAGAAGATTACGGTGAACCGGTGGCTAATCCCAGACATGATCCCAAAAATCCTCCTCCTTCTCATCCACTTCGAGGTGAgtgattatattatatttttttttctctcctaaattcattttttttgtctaatagcccagtgactagaaattctactttaaagatgaataaatagATTGTCCGGTCCGGGCTTCGATATCACCTTCTGCAAAATATATGTGATGTCCCAACGAACTGAGATAAGATCACTGAGACAAAATGCATTATAATTtaaggaaaatatttatttattgaaaaataaagatattaAATATTTGTTAGCAAAAAGATATTCATTGATATAGTTAaggataatatttatttattatgaaggACAATGTAAATTAAGCTACTAGgcttggtctagtggtgagggatttgaaTAATATGCTGGAGCTCTCTGGCTCCATTGTAAATAAAAGAAGGACGGTGTAAATTACGGTCATTATTCAAATGAAtggttacatttttttttcagaGTAAGTGATGTAAATTGGTTAAACTTACTATCAtccaaaatttaaaagaaaaatttgacTTGCCTTAATATTCTCACGAACTAAAAAGTTCATATCTAATACTTTCGTctcttttttttcccttttatgCAGATTAGTTAGGACAACTATGAAAGAATATAGGAGTTAAAGGCACTGTTTTAGAACCATCCGAAGTTCATCGAGTTCAATCACACTATTCTCAATGTGTTATGGAAATGAATCAcgagaaaaaaaataagccACGTATTTGAGaaactattaaaaaattaaattttttgtgtgttatttgcatcaagaatgaaaataaattaaagaatataATCCATAATGCACCTTTTCATTATTATAATgcacaaatattttttgtttttggttaacCAAGGTTAAGAATTGTTTATTTTAAGCATTGAACTCAGAACCATTGATTTTAGGGAAAGATTACTAAACATTTGAAGACAATTATTTGGTTGCATAACTTTTAAATTACggtgaattttgtttttttttttgttacgattaattcaaattttgttgaaacaaagagaaaaataatagaCCGGCAATGAAtcgaaaaaatagaaaaagatagTACTAACAATGAACCGAATAAATAGACTCAAATAGATTTACATGtcaatattgtaatttttttattcgatttaattttaatttttttttgtcaagtagtttaatcgctaaaaatttcacccttaaaatTTGATTAGATACATCTgaatgaattaaaatttgagtttttgttgaggAGTAGTACTTAGCAACATAACTAACCCATCACAAAGCCTACATCTTTGGATGTTATTTACTTGGTTCACTTTCCACACCCAATCTAGATTTTGTGATGCATATCTTCAATTCA
This portion of the Trifolium pratense cultivar HEN17-A07 linkage group LG3, ARS_RC_1.1, whole genome shotgun sequence genome encodes:
- the LOC123918454 gene encoding PHD finger-like domain-containing protein 5A, producing the protein MAKHHPDLIMCRKQPGIAIGRLCEKCDGKCVICDSYVRPCTLVRVCDECNYGSFQGRCVICGGVGISDAYYCKECTQQEKDRDGCPKIVNLGSAKTDLFYERKKYGFKKR